The proteins below are encoded in one region of Lactuca sativa cultivar Salinas chromosome 3, Lsat_Salinas_v11, whole genome shotgun sequence:
- the LOC111914511 gene encoding protein ULTRAPETALA 1, whose amino-acid sequence MADGVKAAVVDDGSTMFSEVEVREMSGFKRGGDDHVEVTCGCTSHCYGDAVGTLRVFASGDLEIRCDCTPGCQEDKLTPAAFEKHSGRETARKWKNNIWVIVDGEKVPLSKTSLLKYYNKALTKTVNKSQNGQRVCHRDEFLKCTQCNKLRRFHLRTKAECRAYHDAFINNNNWKCSDMPFDKITCDDEEERASRRVYRGCLVSSTCRGCTSCVCFGCVTCRFSDCCCQTCIDFTSNAKA is encoded by the exons atggCGGATGGTGTGAAAGCAGCGGTGGTGGACGATGGTTCTACGATGTTTAGCGAGGTGGAGGTGAGAGAGATGTCTGGGTTCAAGCGTGGCGGCGATGATCACGTGGAAGTCACGTGCGGGTGCACTAGCCACTGCTACGGCGACGCCGTCGGCACTCTTAGGGTGTTCGCTAGCGGCGATCTCGAAATCCGATGCGATTGTACCCCTGGTTGTCAAGAAG ACAAGCTGACACCAGCTGCATTTGAGAAACATTCGGGTAGGGAAACTGCGAGAAAATGGAAGAACaacatttgggtgattgttgatggAGAGAAGGTGCCATTGTCAAAGACTTCACTCCTCAAGTATTACAACAAAGCGTTGACCAAAACAGTCAACAAATCCCAAAATGGTCAACGAGTTTGTCACCGAGATGAGTTTCTTAAATGCACACAATGCAATAAACTCCGCCGATTTCATCTCCGGACAAAAGCAGAATGTCGGGCATACCATGATGCCTTTATCAACAACAATAACTGGAAGTGCTCCGATATGCCGTTTGACAA AATAACATGTGATGATGAAGAGGAAAGAGCAAGCCGGAGAGTGTACAGAGGGTGTTTGGTGTCGTCAACATGCAGAGGTTGTACATCCTGCGTTTGTTTTGGTTGTGTTACTTGTCGTTTTTCTGACTGCTGTTGTCAGACGTGCATTGACTTCACAAGCAATGCAAAAGCTTAA